The genomic DNA ACTGGGTACGTCATGTTTTGAATCGGTGGATATCTCTTCCAGTTCGCAATACTATCCAGCCATTGAAAATCTCAATCCAAGTGATCAGGAAAGTAATGTGAAGAAATGCATTGCTGTTGTTCTGCTGCAACGCTACCCATTGCTATCACAATCAGACCTATCACGAATCTTGACCAACACATCGGAAAATTGCGACTATGACCCTCCTTATGCTGGAGACCTGGCTAGCAGTTGCCAACTAATAACTACAGTCCCTCCAGAAGAACTAGGGAGGCGCTTCTTTAAATCAGGACTTCTACACGATAAAGGAATCAGTTCCGCCCTACTGGATGTCATTTACGAAAACAACGAATCCACGATTGAACTGAATAATAGGCTGGTGTTCCATCTTGGTGAACAACTTGAACAGCTTTTTAATCCAGTGACAGAATACTCACCAGAACAAACGGAATATGGTTATAAGGCCCCAGATGATGAGAAGCCTACTGAATTGGATGATGTTCTTGTAAAAGCCATTTGCAACGAGCTGCTACAATTGCAAACAAATTTTACTTTCAACTTGGTGgaatttttgcaaaaatttcTGATTTCTTTGAGAGTGAGGGTACTtaatgaagaagttgaGGGATTATCTACGACGAAATTAAACCGACTTTTCCCTCCCACTATAGATGAAGTCACAAGAATCAATTGTATATTCTTGGACTCTTTAAAAACAGCAACCCCATATGGATCCCTCGAGGTGCTCAAGGCATGCAGTATTACGATTCCTTATTTTTATAAAGCATATACAAGGCATGAAGCAGCCACCAAGAATTTTAGCAAAGATATCAAGTTGTTCATTAGACATTTCCACAGTGCGATTCCTGAAAGAGAGGTTTACacagaaatgaaaatcgAAAGCATAATCAAGGGACCCCAAGAGAAACTATTGAAATTAAAGCTAATTATAGAGAGGTTGtggaaatcaaaaaaatggaagcCGGAAAATCAGCAAGTGGCCAAGAAATGTTACGACAATATCATTGATGTCATCGATTCGTTCGGAAGATTAGACTCTCCTCTCCATTCTTATAATACAAGAGTATTCACCCCATCAGGGAAAATTCTCACAGAGTTGGCCAAATGTTGGCCTGTAGAGTTACAATACAAATGgctaaaaagaagagtGGTCGGTGTTTATGATGTAGTGGATTTAAACGACGAAAGTAAGAGAAACCTATTGGTAATATTTAGTGACTATGTcgttttcatcaatataCTAGAGGCAGAAAGTTATTACACTTCGGATGGATCAAACAGACCATTAATCTCGGatatattgatgaattcaTTAATCAATGAAGTCCCTTTGCCCTCAAAGATCCCTAAGTTGAAAGTAGAATGTCATTGCTATATAGCTGAGGTTCTGGTTTCCATATTGGATAAAAGCTGCTTGCGTTTTGATTGCttgaaaggaaaagattctttttcaataatatgCAAATTATCTTCTACTTTTATCTCGTCTTCTTCGGTAGCTGACTTGATTACAAAGGCTAGAATCTTGGAAAAAGACACTGCTTTTCACCTTTTCAAAGCCAAGAGAAGTCATTTTACATTGTATTCTACTGCACACGAACTCTGCGCTTACGAtgcagaaaaaataaaatcaaaatttgcCCTTTTTCTGAATATACCACCATCGGAAGAGATACTAGAAGTTAACAATCTTCATTTGGCTTTGTTTGCAAGATTTTGTAAAAATGACGATAACGATAACCGCGTGAGCTTGGACATATTAACTAAACAGGAGAGTAAACATATTGAAATCACATCCGATAACTTTGTTTTCACCATAATTAATCAGTTGGCAATCGAGATACCCATATgctattcttctttgaagtcATCCATGGCCAATGATTTACTTTGTGTAAATGAGAATCTCATAAAGGATCTAGAACAGCAATTAAAAGATATCAAGTGCGGTTCGACAAACGGATATAAGGTTATTGATAACAAAGTTACCACTTTATCTAATTTCGATGCTACTCAcgagaagaaaagatcataCGGCACCATAACAACATTCAGAAGCTATACAAGCGACTTGAAGGACAGTTCATCAGgcaataatgataatggtAAAGTTACAAAGGTAACTAATGAATTTTCACCAGAGAAACCAGTAAATAAACCTGTAAAGAAACATGCAAAGAAACCTGCAAGGAAACAAAGGGAGATTCCAAAGAAGGTCAAAATAGATGTAGTTAAAGCAGACCGTTTAGAGAGGGAAACAGCCAAGAAAAGCAAAGGATTTTTTGGTGTATTGAAGAATGTTTTTGGAAGTAAAAGCAAGAGTAAGCCTTTACCAGTTCAAgaaaagccaaaaaaaatgacacAGGGGCACCCTAAGTCAccaatgaaaaagatggTAGAGAAGAAGTCTTCCTCTGGAACGGGAACCGTTTCATCTCTtaataagaagaagagaagtaCTTATCATCCGACAAAAGAATCCCATAGTGTTAAATCTTCTCTCGAAGCTACTGAGTCCAAATCACATGATTTAGTTGAGGAAACGCCTGATGTTAAGAAAGATATACATTTTCAAGAGAATACTAGAATATCTTCAGTAGTACGGGACACAAAATTTGCCCATTATACTCCATCTCAACTTGTGGCTGAAATTAGAGGGAACGAAAAAGGTGCGGCGCCAAAAGCGGATCAAAGTACAAACCAAGACAACCCTTCTAATTACACAGTCGTGGGTGTATCACCATCTTCACATTCTAAAAAGTCGAATGATGAaacagaagatgaaaaaattgaaaaggtGAGCCAATCGTTACAGGTTTCTGGAAAAGAGGTACTGCCAGACCTTGCCCAGACACACACGGAAAATAAAGACAGTACATTATTAAGTGGAGAACAAAACATTGGAACTCAAAATGAAGCTCTACATGACAAAGATGTCATGAACTCAGATAATAAAGACGAATGTAAACAGAATGAAAGTAGGGTGTTTAATGATGATCTCTTCGGTGACTTTCTTCCTAAACGTTCCAGTGGTGAGCAAGATAACACTAAGGACTCGAACAGCTCGTCCCAAAAGAAGGGAGTTctcgaagaaaaagacgAAGTTAATTTAAAGTCAAATAGCTCATCTAGAACTGATGATAGTACATTTATACTGACGCAAAGCCCCTCGACACAACTGAGTAAAGGACTGACAAAAAACTTCAGTGATTCAAAAGGTTCAAAGAATGAAGCAAATGAGGTAGTATTAAAAGATCATAAAGGTGGATCAACAACGGACCAAGAAacaatgaaagaaaataatatagtAGAAGAAAGAGCAGGACATCAAGGAATATTTCCCATTGTTCCTAGTTTAGTGCCTCCGACTTCAAAGATCAACTTTCAAAGATCACCATCTTATATTGAACTTTTCCAAGGTATGAGAGTGGTTTTAGATAAACATGATGCCCATTATAACTGGAAGCGCTTGGCTAGCCAAGTCTCCTTAAGCGATGAGCTGAAAGTTAATACTGAGGAAAATATGGCAATCTCAAGTAAACCTCACTACGAGATCAACGTAGAAAAAATGACCCAAATTTCTGAGGCAGTTGATCATAAGATACAGCAACCTACCCCGACACATTCACTGACAAAGAATTCAGACTGTTcgaataatgaaaatggtgaTAATCAATTCTTTGAGATTGAGGAGGAACTAAAAAAGGAGTTAAAGGGTGGTATTAGTAACAGAGAAGACGTTGATAGTAATAGTCTATCAAACTCTGTCCCAATGATAGAGAAGCCTCCGACATTCAAAGTAATCAGGACATCGCCTGTGAGGATTGTTGGGAAGAcgtttgaagaaattacaaAGGATGTAAACGCTTCTCCGTCAGATGTTTCGTTTACTTATGACACACTTCATGAGAATAAACCTGACAAAAGGCTGATGGAACTCAAATTTCCATCTCAAGATGAAATTCCggatgaaaaattctataCTCCAGCGGAGGAACACACAGCTGCGTTTCCTCTCAATGAACTTCCAAATATCTCGCAAAATCTTAATGTTACTTCTGTTAATAACAAGGGTACAGATAATAATTTTAGTAATAATACCGAACAAATGCCACCTGAACTGTTGGACGATTTAGAATTCAGTTCATTCAATATAGCTTTTGGAAATTCTTCGATGAGTGCGGACAATTTCAAAGCGAGCACTGATTTGAGTTCGAATAGTACTGTAAAAGGAAACGCTGAGAACGTCCAAGAGTCCCCTAGTGGACCATTAATCTACGTTTTACCCCAGAGTAACACAAAAAGTGAAAAGGAGGGGTTCtttaaaaagaaggaaaatgatgacCCTATTTGGGTTTCACCTAGCAAAATTGATTTTGTGGATCTAAGTAGACGAACCAAAACACTGTCACCAGAAGACAACAATGCTCCCGCAAAAAGCAATGATGGTAGAAAATACGAGGGTGCTGGGGAGCAATCCATCGGTAATATGACGAATA from Saccharomyces mikatae IFO 1815 strain IFO1815 genome assembly, chromosome: 3 includes the following:
- the BUD3 gene encoding Bud3p (similar to Saccharomyces cerevisiae BUD3 (YCL014W); ancestral locus Anc_1.406); this translates as MEKDLSSLYSQKDNREDDEASFNIKLLESVVKSTSQNGHSPLDDNKSLSEWIDNVFTQSVIYYGSDNLIWGAFFVCVYKLPSSNKLNVIIFDKLGTSCFESVDISSSSQYYPAIENLNPSDQESNVKKCIAVVLLQRYPLLSQSDLSRILTNTSENCDYDPPYAGDLASSCQLITTVPPEELGRRFFKSGLLHDKGISSALLDVIYENNESTIELNNRLVFHLGEQLEQLFNPVTEYSPEQTEYGYKAPDDEKPTELDDVLVKAICNELLQLQTNFTFNLVEFLQKFLISLRVRVLNEEVEGLSTTKLNRLFPPTIDEVTRINCIFLDSLKTATPYGSLEVLKACSITIPYFYKAYTRHEAATKNFSKDIKLFIRHFHSAIPEREVYTEMKIESIIKGPQEKLLKLKLIIERLWKSKKWKPENQQVAKKCYDNIIDVIDSFGRLDSPLHSYNTRVFTPSGKILTELAKCWPVELQYKWLKRRVVGVYDVVDLNDESKRNLLVIFSDYVVFINILEAESYYTSDGSNRPLISDILMNSLINEVPLPSKIPKLKVECHCYIAEVLVSILDKSCLRFDCLKGKDSFSIICKLSSTFISSSSVADLITKARILEKDTAFHLFKAKRSHFTLYSTAHELCAYDAEKIKSKFALFLNIPPSEEILEVNNLHLALFARFCKNDDNDNRVSLDILTKQESKHIEITSDNFVFTIINQLAIEIPICYSSLKSSMANDLLCVNENLIKDLEQQLKDIKCGSTNGYKVIDNKVTTLSNFDATHEKKRSYGTITTFRSYTSDLKDSSSGNNDNGKVTKVTNEFSPEKPVNKPVKKHAKKPARKQREIPKKVKIDVVKADRLERETAKKSKGFFGVLKNVFGSKSKSKPLPVQEKPKKMTQGHPKSPMKKMVEKKSSSGTGTVSSLNKKKRSTYHPTKESHSVKSSLEATESKSHDLVEETPDVKKDIHFQENTRISSVVRDTKFAHYTPSQLVAEIRGNEKGAAPKADQSTNQDNPSNYTVVGVSPSSHSKKSNDETEDEKIEKVSQSLQVSGKEVLPDLAQTHTENKDSTLLSGEQNIGTQNEALHDKDVMNSDNKDECKQNESRVFNDDLFGDFLPKRSSGEQDNTKDSNSSSQKKGVLEEKDEVNLKSNSSSRTDDSTFILTQSPSTQLSKGLTKNFSDSKGSKNEANEVVLKDHKGGSTTDQETMKENNIVEERAGHQGIFPIVPSLVPPTSKINFQRSPSYIELFQGMRVVLDKHDAHYNWKRLASQVSLSDELKVNTEENMAISSKPHYEINVEKMTQISEAVDHKIQQPTPTHSLTKNSDCSNNENGDNQFFEIEEELKKELKGGISNREDVDSNSLSNSVPMIEKPPTFKVIRTSPVRIVGKTFEEITKDVNASPSDVSFTYDTLHENKPDKRLMELKFPSQDEIPDEKFYTPAEEHTAAFPLNELPNISQNLNVTSVNNKGTDNNFSNNTEQMPPELLDDLEFSSFNIAFGNSSMSADNFKASTDLSSNSTVKGNAENVQESPSGPLIYVLPQSNTKSEKEGFFKKKENDDPIWVSPSKIDFVDLSRRTKTLSPEDNNAPAKSNDGRKYEGAGEQSIGNMTNILLSKDASYAYLTDFVALSDNEDENGNESYVANGPERLRFY